In the genome of Equus caballus isolate H_3958 breed thoroughbred chromosome 3, TB-T2T, whole genome shotgun sequence, the window ACTATAAGAAGGAAGACTTAGAGGGACCGTGTTATACCCAGGCCCCTGTCCCCAGCTCAGACAGGAGGACCCCCAGGGGGCACGGCGAGTGGGGCTGGGGGTGTTGCTTGCACAGAGTGAGGACTGAGTGTCACTGGGCATCCAGTAtcgaggaagagagaaggaacccCCCAGAGTTCAGGAGGAGGCCCCATATGGCATGAGGATGTCAGGGGGCATCAGATCAGAGTCCATCATGGATGAATTTCCAGATCGGGCCCGGGATACCCAGACGGATGAGATTGTCGCCCTGAAAAAGGTGCGGATGGACAAGGAGAAGGATGGTGAGTGGGAAGCGGGTACTGGAGGGGAACGGTAGAGGGTCTTACTGGGACTGAGGGCGAGCCTGCCTCCCAAGAGCATTGGCCTGATCGTTAAAGGGGGCTGGTCTCGGGGGCTCCAGCCGGGCCTGCTGGCCTTGCCCTTCCTTCTCCAGCTCATCCCGCCCCCCGCTCTGGGCCTCAGCGCCCGGCCCTGTGCAGTTGacccctctgtctctcctctccctcccatctGGTGACTGCCTGATGTTCTGTCTCAGCTCGGCTGTCACCCTTCCACAGGGCCTTCCCCGCCCGAGACTGGGCGAGCAGCCCCCATGTGCTCCATGCACCCCTgctcaccaccccccaccccttccctggcTGCCTGTGGGCAGGGCTCTGCTTTGCTCACTGTGGAGACCCCTGCCATACACAGTGGTCAGTGCAGAGAGCTGGTGCCTTGCTTTTGATGAAGGAAGGGGGGTTGGGATGGCCTTGATTCTCCCTGAGGTGATGGGCAGAGCCGTGAAAGACTTAGGGGTCTGGGTCACTGAGGACTGACATGGACCAGGGTGGGGCTCACTGAGGTGGCTAGCTGCACGGGTGCCCGTCTGTAGGGGTGGGGCCCGCTGAGACTGTGTCTGGTTGCAGGCGTCCCCGTCTGCAGGAGTGGGGCCCGCTGAGGCTACGTCCGGTTGCAGGGGTCCCTGTCTGCAGGGGTGGGGCCTGCTGAATCTCTGGTTTCAGGGGTCCCCCTCTGTAGGGGTGGGGCTTGCTAAGGCTGTGTCTGGTTGCAGGGGTCCCCATCAGCAGCCTTCGAGAGATTACACTGCTCCTTCGCCTTCGCCATCCAAATATCGTGGAGCTGAAGGAGGTGGTTGTGGGGAACCACCTGGAGAGGTGAGCAGTCTGCTGCCTCTCCGCATTAGGCCCTGCTGAGcccaccctgcccagccccctccttGTGTTCCCCCGAGACCACAGTTGCCCTTCCCGCAGCCCTGGGCAGGTCCCTTGGCCCAcccgggaggaggtgggaggtggtgtgtgtcttccccttttttcttgCAGCATCTTCCTGGTGATGGGTTACTGTGAGCAAGACTTGGCCAGCCTTCTGGAAAACATGCCAACACCCTTCTCTGAGGCCCAGGTGCAAGGCTAGGGGTGCTGGGAGGGGGGCCGGCATGGGTCCTTGTCGGGCACATCTGTGCCAAACACGGCTGGTCCTGACTGGCAGTCCTGGCCCTCTGCGTAGGTCAAGTGCATTGTGCTTCAGGTGCTCAGGGGCCTCCAGTACCTGCACCAGAACTTCATCATCCAcaggtgggcggggcctggggagggCGGGTCCAAGGGGCAGGTTTTGGGCTGATGGGAGGGGTCTGGATGGGATGGGGCCTCAGGGGACATTTGTCCAAGTGGGTGCTGATTTGTGACACTGGGGAAAGGTGACTGCCAGTACTGATCCCTGGCTTCCAGTGCCAGTGCCTCGTTGCCCAGAACGCAGGAGAGGAGCAGACATGGCCTCAGTGCAGTGGGCTTCTCTAACTGCTGCTTGGGGAAGGGTCTAGGAGAAGATAATCCCCGAGGGGCCAATGGTATGAGTGTAgtcaaggctctgagaagtcctgcagtggAGAGAGCCTTCCTGGAGTCTTGTGATGCACAGCAGGAAGGGCTGAGCCtggaggggtggagtgggggccTTCCCGGTTGGAGCAGGACTGTGTAGGCAGCAGCTTCTGTGCTCTGGGCAGCTCATGTGGCCCGGCTGGGGAGCGGGGTGGGCCTGGCAGTTAGACCTGGGCTTgaggccagctctgccactgcctcAGAATGTTAGCGGGAGCTCCAATGTCCCAACTCTCGAGTGGCCCTGTGCTGCCTGCCCTGCTCGTTTTTAGGAAGTTCCGATAGGAGGCTTGTGAGAAAGCTTCCTGAGCGGACCTGGCCACCCGGGAGCTTGCTTCCGGAGCCACTGATGCTCTTTCCACCGCAGGGACCTGAAGGTCTCCAACCTGCTCATGACCGACAAGGGCTGTGTGAAGACAGGTGGGCCAGGGCGCTGGCTTGGTGGGGTGGGGCATCTCTCCATGCGTGCTACTGGGGCTCCAGCCGGGCCTGCTGGCCTCGCCTCTCCTTCTCCAGCTCATCCTGGCCCCCTGGCTCTGGGCCTCAGCGCCCAGCCCTGTACAGTTGgcccctctgtctctcctctccctcccatctGGTGACTCTGCCTGATGTTCTGTCTCAGCTCGGCTGTCACCCCCCACAGGGCCTTCCCTGCCCGAGATTAGGTGGGCAGCCCCCGTGTGCTCCATGCACCCCTGCTCACCTCTccctgtctccccctccccctgggaggaggtcaGACCTCATAAGCACTGAGGCTCATTAGGCTAAGAGCTGGAGCTGGCTCCTTTGTCTTCGTGGCCCCAGGTGGCAACTTGTTAGCTCTTACCTGGTGACACACCCTCCCTCCTATATCTGCCTCTGTCACAGCGGATTTTGGCCTGGCCCGGGCCTATGGCGTTCCAGTGAAGCCAATGACCCCCAAGGTGGTCACTCTTTGGTGAGTGCCTCAGACCACgtctgcctggaggaggggagtcTGGGGAGGACACCGTGAAGTTGCAAAAGGATCTTGTGGGTCTTTAAGCTGTAGGGTTCTATGCACACTCAGAGGCTGGATCTAGGACAGCTTCCCAAGACAGCAGGGCTGTCACTGGAGAAGCAGACTTGGTGGTACTGCAGAAGCTGCCTCCTTGGATGGGGCGCTGCCCTGGCCTGAGGCCGCCAGGCCCCCAGCCTGGTCGGAGCCAGCTCGAGAAGGGGAGCTGGTGCCCGACTGAAGGATGGCGGTGTACACAGCTTTGTGTTGTTATTTCTCACTTACACCTTTAAGAGGCAGGACAGGGTCCTGGCCAAGGGTAGGATATTGAAGTCAGATGCTTTCTGCCCCGTGTCATGCAGCCCCCATCTGTGAGACGGGCTGGCAGGAGTCTGTGTCTTTGTAATACACGGGACACCACTCCACAGAGGAGCTGTCCAGCAGCCACAGGGCTTCTGAGGATGGGGTGGTCCGAGCTGGGCCTAGCAGTCCGGTCGTCTAGGCTGTCTCAAGGAGGCTGGTGGCCGGTGGGTGGgctagcacagaggctgtgcccGTGGAAGCCCAGGCTAGAGGAAAGGTGCTACCCGATGTGAGGTAGAGGCTTCTGTTTGCAGGTACCGAGCCCCTGAACTGCTGCTGGGAACCACCACGCAGACCACCAGCATCGACATGTGGTGAGAAGCAGATGCCGCTCCTAGGGCGTCGGGGAAGGGCCGGAGTCGGTCATATCAGAACTGAAGGGACAGGAGTGCAGCTGGGGCCTTTGTCAGCCTCTCAGCCCCAGGAGGGTGGGCCCAAGCCTCGGATCCCGAGAGCAGGTGTGAGAAGGGGCCCCGAGGTCCACAGACGACAGGCCTGCCCTTGTGGCCACCCTGAGAGGCCTGCAGGGACCAGGTGACATGGCCCAGGGGGGGCCCGAGTAGTCACTCACCTGTTCCATCATGACTCCTCCCGGGTTCTGCCCCCAGCCCATGGAGACGTGTGGGCAGCGCTCGCCCTCCGTGGTCACACTGCAGTGGTGCTCAGCACAGGTGTGTGGCGGAGCGAGCAGCTGAGTCAGGCGCGGCCTGCGCTCCTCTGCAGGGCCGTGGGCTGCATCCTGGCTGAGCTGCTGGCCCACAAGCCCCTGCTCCCTGGCACTTCCGAGATCCACCAGGTGGACCTGATCGTCCAGCTGCTGGGGACACCTAGTGAGAACATCTGGCCGGTGAGTGCCTGGCCTCTCCCCTCACTCGCCCTCGGCCAGGCTGGCCCGTGTGGCATCAGCTCCTGCTTCCTGCAGGGCTTCTCCAAGCTGCCCCTCGTGAGCCAGTACAGCCTGCGGAAGCAGCCCTACAACAACCTCAAGCACAGGTTCCCGTGGCTCTCAGAGGCTGGCCTGCGCCTGCTCAATCTCCTCTTCATGTACGACCCTAGGAAAAGGTGCGGACCAGCCTGCAGGTGGGGGCGGCGGCACCTTGAGCCTGAGCCCTTTCGAAAGGTTTCTCAGAACACAGGACGTGCAGCCACCCGGACGCCGCCTCCCAGGACACACATGGCGGGTCAGGTGCCCAGTCTGGGCGGTCTGCCCACCCAGGTCATGGAGCCCACTCTGCGGTTCCCAAGGGTTTCTGGGCCACAGACCCCTACCTGCCACCCCCCTTTCACTTGTCGGCAAACTTGAACCAGACACTGCTGGGCTGGGCATGGTGTGAGGGGGATGAGCCTCAGTGAGGCCCAGGGTCCTGCTAACAGCACGGCTGCTTCCAGGGCGACGGCGGGGGACTGCCTGGAGAGCTCCTACTTCAAGGAGAAGCCCCTGCGTGAGTCCTCCAGACCCcccaggctctgctctgtgggGCACAGGGCTGGCGGCCCCTTCTGTCCCAGGTGGTTATGTTGGGGTCTGGCCTTGCGTAGCTGCTCAAGCCCCTGCAGGCGGTGTGGCGGGCTCCCATGCACACCCCTCGGGGAGGGTGTGggccctgggcaggcaggggcTGTGCACTGAGGCTGGTGGGGGTGCTGGGGCCGCACAGACTGTCTGTGGGAtcagaggaggggagcaggggggtGCTGTTCAGACCCGAAGCGCTCCCAGCCTGAGGCTCTCCCGTGCCCTGGGAGGCCCTCCCCAACCCAGTGCTGAGcagccccctccctgcagcctgTGAGCCGGAGCTCATGCCCACCTTCCCCCACCACCGCAACAAGCGGGCCCCAGCCGCAGCCTCGGGCCAGAGCAAGCGCAGCAAGCCCTGACGGCTGGCGTCTGCAAGGCCTGCAGTCCAGGTCAGCCGTGCTCCTTTCCAGCATGTCCGTGCCAGGACCCACCAGCTGCTCCAGCCAGCTGCCCCGCTTCCTGCCACTGCCCCAGAAGAGCGAGTGTCGACGTGGGGTGAGAGTGGGTACACCCCAAGGGCCAGGACACCTTGAGGCAGCCccacccaggctgtggtggcgccacctgctggccatgctggGTCCTACCACTTGCCAAGCTCACTTCCCAGCAAGAAACTCCCACTGGCCCATCTCCGTGGGTGTCACTGGTTTGGGACCAGCAGATCCTCTATGGCCAGTTGTGTTCCCTCTTGGTCACCAGAAGCTGCCCGGGGCAGGCAGTGGCTGTGGTGACCCCCAGGTGGGGCTGGCAGGACCttggggtgggaaggaaggatTGGTGTGGGGTGAGCCAGCCTagtgggctgggccctgggcctggACGCTCTGAGCCCAATCGAGTCCCGTCCTGCTCCCACACTGAGGCCCCGGGGAAggggcatggctggcatggggcacAGAGATAAAAGCTCTACTGACTGTCCTGAGCGGCTCAGTGATTTAATGTACTCGGAGGTTCTGATTCGTGACTGACAGCTTCTCCCAGTGCTGGGAAGGCCGGGAGTTGGAACAGACAGGCTGGGTGGGCACCCGGTGTGGAGGGACCAGCACAGAAGACAGGCACCTGCCCCAAGGGCTGAGGCAGGCAGACCTGCCCCCTCCAGTCTGTGAGCCGGTGGCTCCTGGGACACTTGCCCGCCCAAGGGACAAGGGGTTGCATGGCCCTCCTTCCTTGGCCTTGGGGGTCTGCCTCAGGGGGCCTGCTGCGTCTTTACCACTGGACTTGGGGGGCCTGGGAGACCTCCCACCCCGCCTTCCACAGCCAACACAGCAGGACAGCCGCCGGGGTGCTGGTTGCTCAGACGCCCCTACACTCCACCTGGAGTGGAGTGACTCAGGCTCGTCCGGCTGTGTCACTGTCTACCTCCTGCTGCGCTTTCTTGAGAGTTTGCAGGCACCTCCTTGCTCTGGTTTCAAACCAGATCATGTCTCTGTCTTTGCCCCCAGCTTCCCTGCCCAGCTGTGACTAGGGCACATGGAGTCATTCAGTGTGGCTTGTGACACCCACAGAGGGGCTGAGTCAGCTTAGGGGCTGTCACCTGCAGGCCCCCAAGGACACGCCCATGTGGCGAGTCCCCCTGGACATGCAGAGGGAAGCACCGTGTCCTGAGCCACCGCCTGCAGGGAGTGGAGCTACGCCGATAGCTGGGCCCCTgccgtggggtgggggaaggggtgaGAGGAGGGTGAGGGTCCTTCATGGGGACAGGTTCGGGTGCTGTGTCCCTCTACCCAGCACGTCCGGGCGTGAATCTGGGTGCTGAGGACAGGGACAGGACAGCTGGAGGCAGGAGCTGGCGATGGCAGGTaagcccccaccccctgctctgTGGGGCCTGGACTCTCCCTGCCCCTTCTGTTGTGCCCAGGGCTCCtcgaggggaggaggggcaggtggcCAGTGGCCCAGGCCCAAGGAGGGATGAGGCCAGAGAAGCACCGAGGTAACTCCAGAAAGCGCTgacccagggcctggcagggcCTATGGCCGGGCCCCAGGGCTGTCATAGAGCAGACTGTCCACCTGTGCACGCTGCAGCCACAGGCGCCGCTGGGTGTCGCTGAGCAGGGTGTGCTGCACGTGGCCCTGATGGCAGACAGGCAGGGCAGCACAGTGGGCAGCGTGTAGCTGGCGACACGTGTCGCAACAGAGCGTGGGCAGGGCGCCAGAGGCCAGGCAGCTATGCGCCTGGTAGCCGGGGGTCTCGGGATTGGGCCCATGCAcatgctgggggctggcccatcCGGGGCTCCCTGGGGCTCTGGGAGCGGCTGCGTCCCCAGGCCGACTCAGCAGCTCCCGCCGCAGCGAGAGAAAGGAGAAGGCCGAGGGCTCcggctccagctcctcctccgaGGCCTCGTAAGGTGGGCTGCTGGCCTGCTGTGGTACCTCGGCCTCTGCTGGCggctcccaggccctgcccccagaACCCCACAATTTGGCACTCTGCTCCCAGAGTGGAGGCCGGTAGGCCAGCTCTGAGGGGGGCGAGTCTGGGCCTGGTGAGGGCCCTCCATACAGGCTGGCCTCCTCCGAGCCCTCGTCCTCCTGCAGGTCCCGGTACAGGTCCAGCGGGGCCCGGTACATAGCTGGGGAGCCCCGTGGGGGCAGGGGTGGCGGCTCCTCTTCCCGGGCCAGCCGCTGCTGCAGCCAGGCCACGCAGGAGGCCACGTCCGCGCTGGCCCGCCGTGCCCTCAGCAGCTCGTCAGCAGGCAGCACGCTGGTGCCCAGCCGCTCCAGCACCTCTCCCAGGATCTCGCATTCCAGCCGGAGGGCAAAGCAGCCCAGGGCCACGCGCAGTAACTGGGAGGCAGGGGGCGGGGTGGCCACCATGAGGCGGTGGTCGTCCCTGCGCACATAGCCCATCTTCCGGAAGCTCTGGATCAGGAGGTCTTCTGAGAGCACGCCCTTCAGCACGTGCACGTAGCCCCCAGAGAAGGTCTGCAAGGGAGGGGCGCGGTCAGCAGCAGCCTGCCCTCCCGCAGACCCGACCCCTCCTTGGCTGTACACCGGCCTTGGCCAGCCTCAGGGGCCCCCACTCTCACCCCAGAGGGCAGCATGGTGCCAAGTGACTGGGCAGTTCCGGGTTGTGCTGAACTCCCTCCAGACCAGCCCACTCCCAAAGCCTGTCTCATGGGCTGAGGCAGGCTCATAATCAGGAGAGTAGAGTCCCTACGGTGAGAAATCTCTGCCCAccccccaggcccctccacctcctcccaccctggGGCTTTTCGGCTCCAGTCAGGTGCCCGTGTCCCTGCTGAGTGCTCGACTGTGCTAACACCATAGAGGTGCTTATCTCCTTGACCAGGGAGCCTCCTGAACGCAGTCCTCTGGACGCTGCTTTTCCAGGGACTGTCTTAGTGAGTTCTCCCCATCAGGACAGGCTTTGCCATCCGTTGTTTCTCGTCGGGTAGCATTCCACCACATGGATGAAATAGCTGTATGTTTTGGAGGCTCTAATGTGCAGCTGACAGATGGCAAAGTGCTTTCTAGACTGCAAAGTTATGTGAGGAACTAAAAGGATTATTAGGATAGTGATCCAGTGTCTCTCCCAACTAAAGCTCCCCAACTCTGGGAGCGCGTGAGCATTCTTCGGTTCCCGGCTCAGGACACTGCCTCACTCGTATTGAGCACCACCGAGTGCAAGCAGTGCACTGAGAGCTTTGCATTCACCCCTCACAGCAAACCACAAACTGGACTATTCTTGTGTCTATTAGACAGAGGAGGAAATAGTTCAGAgagattaggtaacttgcccaaagccacacaggcaggaggaggcagaacCAGACCCCATCCAGGTCTGCCCA includes:
- the CDK10 gene encoding cyclin-dependent kinase 10 isoform X1, with product MGDPEPESEQIRLKCIRKEGFFTVPPEHRLGRCRSVKEFEKLNRIGEGTYGIVYRARDTQTDEIVALKKVRMDKEKDGVPISSLREITLLLRLRHPNIVELKEVVVGNHLESIFLVMGYCEQDLASLLENMPTPFSEAQVKCIVLQVLRGLQYLHQNFIIHRDLKVSNLLMTDKGCVKTADFGLARAYGVPVKPMTPKVVTLWYRAPELLLGTTTQTTSIDMWAVGCILAELLAHKPLLPGTSEIHQVDLIVQLLGTPSENIWPGFSKLPLVSQYSLRKQPYNNLKHRFPWLSEAGLRLLNLLFMYDPRKRCGPACRWGRRHLEPEPFRKVSQNTGRAATRTPPPRTHMAGQGDGGGLPGELLLQGEAPAMSVPGPTSCSSQLPRFLPLPQKSECRRGVRVGTPQGPGHLEAAPPRLWWRHLLAMLGPTTCQAHFPARNSHWPISVGVTGLGPADPLWPVVFPLGHQKLPGAGSGCGDPQVGLAGPWGGKEGLVWGEPA
- the CDK10 gene encoding cyclin-dependent kinase 10 isoform X3, giving the protein MDKEKDGVPISSLREITLLLRLRHPNIVELKEVVVGNHLESIFLVMGYCEQDLASLLENMPTPFSEAQVKCIVLQVLRGLQYLHQNFIIHRDLKVSNLLMTDKGCVKTADFGLARAYGVPVKPMTPKVVTLWYRAPELLLGTTTQTTSIDMWAVGCILAELLAHKPLLPGTSEIHQVDLIVQLLGTPSENIWPGFSKLPLVSQYSLRKQPYNNLKHRFPWLSEAGLRLLNLLFMYDPRKRCGPACRWGRRHLEPEPFRKVSQNTGRAATRTPPPRTHMAGQGDGGGLPGELLLQGEAPAMSVPGPTSCSSQLPRFLPLPQKSECRRGVRVGTPQGPGHLEAAPPRLWWRHLLAMLGPTTCQAHFPARNSHWPISVGVTGLGPADPLWPVVFPLGHQKLPGAGSGCGDPQVGLAGPWGGKEGLVWGEPA
- the CDK10 gene encoding cyclin-dependent kinase 10 isoform X15, yielding MDKEKDGVPISSLREITLLLRLRHPNIVELKEVVVGNHLESIFLVMGYCEQDLASLLENMPTPFSEAQVKCIVLQVLRGLQYLHQNFIIHRDLKVSNLLMTDKGCVKTADFGLARAYGVPVKPMTPKVVTLWYRAPELLLGTTTQTTSIDMWAVGCILAELLAHKPLLPGTSEIHQVDLIVQLLGTPSENIWPGFSKLPLVSQYSLRKQPYNNLKHRFPWLSEAGLRLLNLLFMYDPRKRATAGDCLESSYFKEKPLRESSRPPRLCSVGHRAGGPFCPSL
- the CDK10 gene encoding cyclin-dependent kinase 10 isoform X10, which produces MYPPHTASLRLFQLGRCRSVKEFEKLNRIGEGTYGIVYRARDTQTDEIVALKKVRMDKEKDGVPISSLREITLLLRLRHPNIVELKEVVVGNHLESIFLVMGYCEQDLASLLENMPTPFSEAQVKCIVLQVLRGLQYLHQNFIIHRDLKVSNLLMTDKGCVKTADFGLARAYGVPVKPMTPKVVTLWYRAPELLLGTTTQTTSIDMWAVGCILAELLAHKPLLPGTSEIHQVDLIVQLLGTPSENIWPGFSKLPLVSQYSLRKQPYNNLKHRFPWLSEAGLRLLNLLFMYDPRKRATAGDCLESSYFKEKPLPCPCQDPPAAPASCPASCHCPRRASVDVG
- the CDK10 gene encoding cyclin-dependent kinase 10 isoform X14: MDKEKDGVPISSLREITLLLRLRHPNIVELKEVVVGNHLESIFLVMGYCEQDLASLLENMPTPFSEAQVKCIVLQVLRGLQYLHQNFIIHRDLKVSNLLMTDKGCVKTADFGLARAYGVPVKPMTPKVVTLWYRAPELLLGTTTQTTSIDMWAVGCILAELLAHKPLLPGTSEIHQVDLIVQLLGTPSENIWPGFSKLPLVSQYSLRKQPYNNLKHRFPWLSEAGLRLLNLLFMYDPRKRATAGDCLESSYFKEKPLPCPCQDPPAAPASCPASCHCPRRASVDVG
- the CDK10 gene encoding cyclin-dependent kinase 10 isoform X11 codes for the protein MDKEKDGVPISSLREITLLLRLRHPNIVELKEVVVGNHLESIFLVMGYCEQDLASLLENMPTPFSEAQVKCIVLQVLRGLQYLHQNFIIHRDLKVSNLLMTDKGCVKTADFGLARAYGVPVKPMTPKVVTLWYRAPELLLGTTTQTTSIDMWAVGCILAELLAHKPLLPGTSEIHQVDLIVQLLGTPSENIWPGFSKLPLVSQYSLRKQPYNNLKHRFPWLSEAGLRLLNLLFMYDPRKRATAGDCLESSYFKEKPLRESSRPPRLCSVGHRAGGPFCPRWLCWGLALRSCSSPCRRCGGLPCTPLGEGVGPGQAGAVH
- the CDK10 gene encoding cyclin-dependent kinase 10 isoform X13: MDKEKDGVPISSLREITLLLRLRHPNIVELKEVVVGNHLESIFLVMGYCEQDLASLLENMPTPFSEAQVKCIVLQVLRGLQYLHQNFIIHRDLKVSNLLMTDKGCVKTADFGLARAYGVPVKPMTPKVVTLWYRAPELLLGTTTQTTSIDMWAVGCILAELLAHKPLLPGTSEIHQVDLIVQLLGTPSENIWPGFSKLPLVSQYSLRKQPYNNLKHRFPWLSEAGLRLLNLLFMYDPRKRATAGDCLESSYFKEKPLPCEPELMPTFPHHRNKRAPAAASGQSKRSKP
- the CDK10 gene encoding cyclin-dependent kinase 10 isoform X4, whose product is MGDPEPESEQIRLKCIRKEGFFTVPPEHRLGRCRSVKEFEKLNRIGEGTYGIVYRARDTQTDEIVALKKVRMDKEKDGVPISSLREITLLLRLRHPNIVELKEVVVGNHLESIFLVMGYCEQDLASLLENMPTPFSEAQVKCIVLQVLRGLQYLHQNFIIHRDLKVSNLLMTDKGCVKTADFGLARAYGVPVKPMTPKVVTLWYRAPELLLGTTTQTTSIDMWAVGCILAELLAHKPLLPGTSEIHQVDLIVQLLGTPSENIWPGFSKLPLVSQYSLRKQPYNNLKHRFPWLSEAGLRLLNLLFMYDPRKRATAGDCLESSYFKEKPLRESSRPPRLCSVGHRAGGPFCPRWLCWGLALRSCSSPCRRCGGLPCTPLGEGVGPGQAGAVH
- the CDK10 gene encoding cyclin-dependent kinase 10 isoform X12, which gives rise to MDKEKDGVPISSLREITLLLRLRHPNIVELKEVVVGNHLESIFLVMGYCEQDLASLLENMPTPFSEAQVKCIVLQVLRGLQYLHQNFIIHRDLKVSNLLMTDKGCVKTADFGLARAYGVPVKPMTPKVVTLWYRAPELLLGTTTQTTSIDMWAVGCILAELLAHKPLLPGTSEIHQVDLIVQLLGTPSENIWPGFSKLPLVSQYSLRKQPYNNLKHRFPWLSEAGLRLLNLLFMYDPRKRCGPACRWGRRHLEPEPFRKVSQNTGRAATRTPPPRTHMAGQGDGGGLPGELLLQGEAPAL
- the CDK10 gene encoding cyclin-dependent kinase 10 isoform X6, which gives rise to MGDPEPESEQIRLKCIRKEGFFTVPPEHRLGRCRSVKEFEKLNRIGEGTYGIVYRARDTQTDEIVALKKVRMDKEKDGVPISSLREITLLLRLRHPNIVELKEVVVGNHLESIFLVMGYCEQDLASLLENMPTPFSEAQVKCIVLQVLRGLQYLHQNFIIHRDLKVSNLLMTDKGCVKTADFGLARAYGVPVKPMTPKVVTLWYRAPELLLGTTTQTTSIDMWAVGCILAELLAHKPLLPGTSEIHQVDLIVQLLGTPSENIWPGFSKLPLVSQYSLRKQPYNNLKHRFPWLSEAGLRLLNLLFMYDPRKRATAGDCLESSYFKEKPLPCEPELMPTFPHHRNKRAPAAASGQSKRSKP
- the CDK10 gene encoding cyclin-dependent kinase 10 isoform X2, with the protein product MYPPHTASLRLFQLGRCRSVKEFEKLNRIGEGTYGIVYRARDTQTDEIVALKKVRMDKEKDGVPISSLREITLLLRLRHPNIVELKEVVVGNHLESIFLVMGYCEQDLASLLENMPTPFSEAQVKCIVLQVLRGLQYLHQNFIIHRDLKVSNLLMTDKGCVKTADFGLARAYGVPVKPMTPKVVTLWYRAPELLLGTTTQTTSIDMWAVGCILAELLAHKPLLPGTSEIHQVDLIVQLLGTPSENIWPGFSKLPLVSQYSLRKQPYNNLKHRFPWLSEAGLRLLNLLFMYDPRKRCGPACRWGRRHLEPEPFRKVSQNTGRAATRTPPPRTHMAGQGDGGGLPGELLLQGEAPAMSVPGPTSCSSQLPRFLPLPQKSECRRGVRVGTPQGPGHLEAAPPRLWWRHLLAMLGPTTCQAHFPARNSHWPISVGVTGLGPADPLWPVVFPLGHQKLPGAGSGCGDPQVGLAGPWGGKEGLVWGEPA
- the SPATA2L gene encoding spermatogenesis-associated protein 2-like protein, with the protein product MGSSSLSEDYRLCLERELQRGRAGVCGDPSLRAVLWQILVEDFDLHGVLQDDALALLTDGLWGRADLAPALRSLARAFELLELAAVHLYLLPWRKEFTTIKTFSGGYVHVLKGVLSEDLLIQSFRKMGYVRRDDHRLMVATPPPASQLLRVALGCFALRLECEILGEVLERLGTSVLPADELLRARRASADVASCVAWLQQRLAREEEPPPLPPRGSPAMYRAPLDLYRDLQEDEGSEEASLYGGPSPGPDSPPSELAYRPPLWEQSAKLWGSGGRAWEPPAEAEVPQQASSPPYEASEEELEPEPSAFSFLSLRRELLSRPGDAAAPRAPGSPGWASPQHVHGPNPETPGYQAHSCLASGALPTLCCDTCRQLHAAHCAALPVCHQGHVQHTLLSDTQRRLWLQRAQVDSLLYDSPGARP
- the CDK10 gene encoding cyclin-dependent kinase 10 isoform X9, which encodes MYPPHTASLRLFQLGRCRSVKEFEKLNRIGEGTYGIVYRARDTQTDEIVALKKVRMDKEKDGVPISSLREITLLLRLRHPNIVELKEVVVGNHLESIFLVMGYCEQDLASLLENMPTPFSEAQVKCIVLQVLRGLQYLHQNFIIHRDLKVSNLLMTDKGCVKTADFGLARAYGVPVKPMTPKVVTLWYRAPELLLGTTTQTTSIDMWAVGCILAELLAHKPLLPGTSEIHQVDLIVQLLGTPSENIWPGFSKLPLVSQYSLRKQPYNNLKHRFPWLSEAGLRLLNLLFMYDPRKRATAGDCLESSYFKEKPLPCEPELMPTFPHHRNKRAPAAASGQSKRSKP
- the CDK10 gene encoding cyclin-dependent kinase 10 isoform X5 — encoded protein: MGDPEPESEQIRLKCIRKEGFFTVPPEHRLGRCRSVKEFEKLNRIGEGTYGIVYRARDTQTDEIVALKKVRMDKEKDGVPISSLREITLLLRLRHPNIVELKEVVVGNHLESIFLVMGYCEQDLASLLENMPTPFSEAQVKCIVLQVLRGLQYLHQNFIIHRDLKVSNLLMTDKGCVKTADFGLARAYGVPVKPMTPKVVTLWYRAPELLLGTTTQTTSIDMWAVGCILAELLAHKPLLPGTSEIHQVDLIVQLLGTPSENIWPGFSKLPLVSQYSLRKQPYNNLKHRFPWLSEAGLRLLNLLFMYDPRKRCGPACRWGRRHLEPEPFRKVSQNTGRAATRTPPPRTHMAGQGDGGGLPGELLLQGEAPAL
- the CDK10 gene encoding cyclin-dependent kinase 10 isoform X8 → MGDPEPESEQIRLKCIRKEGFFTVPPEHRLGRCRSVKEFEKLNRIGEGTYGIVYRARDTQTDEIVALKKVRMDKEKDGVPISSLREITLLLRLRHPNIVELKEVVVGNHLESIFLVMGYCEQDLASLLENMPTPFSEAQVKCIVLQVLRGLQYLHQNFIIHRDLKVSNLLMTDKGCVKTADFGLARAYGVPVKPMTPKVVTLWYRAPELLLGTTTQTTSIDMWAVGCILAELLAHKPLLPGTSEIHQVDLIVQLLGTPSENIWPGFSKLPLVSQYSLRKQPYNNLKHRFPWLSEAGLRLLNLLFMYDPRKRATAGDCLESSYFKEKPLRESSRPPRLCSVGHRAGGPFCPSL
- the CDK10 gene encoding cyclin-dependent kinase 10 isoform X7, whose amino-acid sequence is MGDPEPESEQIRLKCIRKEGFFTVPPEHRLGRCRSVKEFEKLNRIGEGTYGIVYRARDTQTDEIVALKKVRMDKEKDGVPISSLREITLLLRLRHPNIVELKEVVVGNHLESIFLVMGYCEQDLASLLENMPTPFSEAQVKCIVLQVLRGLQYLHQNFIIHRDLKVSNLLMTDKGCVKTADFGLARAYGVPVKPMTPKVVTLWYRAPELLLGTTTQTTSIDMWAVGCILAELLAHKPLLPGTSEIHQVDLIVQLLGTPSENIWPGFSKLPLVSQYSLRKQPYNNLKHRFPWLSEAGLRLLNLLFMYDPRKRATAGDCLESSYFKEKPLPCPCQDPPAAPASCPASCHCPRRASVDVG